The Candidatus Bathyarchaeota archaeon genomic interval TGCCCTTGATGACTGCGGTTGTGCTGGTTTTACCTTTTTTGGTTAGGATGTCTTCAGCGTTAGGGATAAGCATGTTTTGTCTGCGATGTTCGCGTTGCATGAAATTGCGTATCCATCGGCTCACGCCCTGTCGGCTAACGTCTTCCATAGGCATGCTGCTAATGCGGGTAAGAACCAGCAGAAGCTTCATGGCTGAATCGTTGTCTTGGCTGGTAAGCTTGTAGGTGATTTCTGAATCGCGGAAACAGTACGCTGCGAGTTCACAGTAGTTGAGGTCGCCAAAGGCTTTGTCGAGGTGGATTTTTTCCATTCCCAAAAGGGCGCTTGCCACGTCGTCGAGGCTGACGTCTTTGTATTTGCCGCTGTACGCGTAGATTTGGATAGAGCGGTTAAAGAAGAACTTGTAGAGGTCTATGTGAATGGCGGATTTGAGGGTGCAGACGCGTTTGCCAATGTCGATAGGTATGTCTTTTTTGTAAAAGCCCAAGTTGGCTGCGCGGTGGACGAGGTAACGGAGGTCAAAGTCGTCACCGTTAAAGGTTAGAATGAAGGGGTAATTCCATAAGACGTCGAAGACCTTTTTGAGAAGCTCTTTTTCTGTTTCACAGTACTCGACGGTTATGCCTTTGCAAATTGCGTCGTCACCTTGCTGCATGCCTTCCCGTTTGAGTATCAAAACGCGTTTGTCGCCATCCGAACTGTAGATGGAGCAGGCAATAACGGGGCAGGCGCCTTCCCGTGCATCAGGCACACGTGAAGCTAGTGGCGAGTAAACTTCGATGTCTATTGCGGCGCGGCGAAACTGTGGCGCAGGGTACTCGAGGAGTTTGGCCCAATTCTCCGCAAAGGCACGTTCTTGGGGGGTACAGTCGGTGAATACGCTGCGAATTTTGTTAAGGTTCTCTGTAGCCGAATCAACCGTGGTTTCAACTAAGCTGCCGTTTTTAATTTCATAAATCATGCCGGGCATTAAACCGCGGTCGTAAATGTAACACTGGTAATACTTAATTTTAGTTTCCCAAATCTTAGTGTTGCTGTCTTGCATTTTGCAACCGAAGACCTTGGGATAATCTTGGGGAATGATGTCGCGTATGGTTCCGCCTGGACGACCACCAATCGCTAAAGGGTCTTTACAAACAATTTTGGTAACTTCAATTTCGCAGTCATTGAGCGGGTCGATTTTTTTTATCGCTTCAAAACTGTCAAACCCCTCATGGTTAACTACCCCGCTGAATTTTTGGAGATCTTGAGGTTTGAGATTAGTTAAGCAGTAAGGTTTGTGGTTTGTGTTGTCGTACCAAAAGTAGAGGTTGCCCGATTGGGGTTCATAGAGTTTGATAACTGCTTTTTTTAGGCGCCCATCATAAGAAGCAGACACAAAATAGGACGGAGGCAGATTAAGGGGCGCAACGGGCGGGTAAGGTAGGCGCTCCCTGTTTTTTGGTTTCACGATTTCTGTTTCAACCGGTTGGGGTGCCTGCGGTTGTTGTGGTGGCGCTTGCGCTTTAACTTCGGCTTTAACCGCTGGTTTAGCTGGTTCACTGATGCAGTAATCTAGGAGAGTGCGCGCCATCCCATCTTCCTTAACGTTTAGAGGTGTCGCTTAACCCTAAAAACGTTTTACCCAGAAACGACTGGAACAGTCGATAAATCCAAGCAACCTGTTTTTTCCAAAAATCCTGTTATGAGGCGTCTAGTCGCCGCCACTGCTAAGTACGCCGTAAAGCATGCGGATGTGGGGCTCATGCATCGTTTGGATGTGGTTGTCGACTTCTTTTTTGGTTTCAAATACTTGCCCGCATTCGGGACACATGTATTGTCCAGCGCGGGTCTCCGGAGTGCTTCTCCGGCGTTTAATCGATGCTCGACTCATCATCTACTCACCTCTCTTTAATTGAGGAAAGGGGCATAAACTACTGTGTGCGACCCGAAGTGCTACACACTTGCTTTTGTCGAAAAATCAGCTAACTCGCTTTTTCAACATCTAGCTAGCAGTTATCCCTCTTCATATGCTTTGCCTTCCTCGATGAGTTCACGGACGCGTGGCCCGCCTTTAGCGCCGCCTCTTCTGCCTGCCTCTTGAACCGTCATTTTTCCTTTATCTGTGCTGTTCATGTCTTCGTCTTTTTGTTTGTTTGACAGTTCCGTCACCTCCATTTTTGGGCTCGCACAGCACAAAGCATGAGGTCTAGCACATGATTCTTTCATAAAGATATGTGGTTTCTTCTATGCAGTTACAGTTCGTTGCCTTAGATTAGTCCTTCACTTTTCTTTTTTTAGTTTTAACTCTTATTAGTAGCCCCACGATGTCTTAGCCTGTGCATGTAATTTGCTGCGAGAAGCCTACACTGTTGCTATAGAAACCCTAAGTTGGATGGAGATGCGACGACTCAACGAGCGCGCTGCCCTAGTTCGCACCATAAAGCAGCTTAACGTAGGCGACCCCAGTGTCATACGTTTTGCTTACGGTTTAGTTGTTGAAGCCACCCGACGCAAAAACCTCATCGATAAACTCATAAACAATGTTGTGGCGCCCAAAAAAATAGGTGAATACACTCAGGGTATCCAAGCGTTTTTGCGCCTCTACGTTTACCAAACCCGCATAGCCAAAAACTGGGAGGGCTTAAACCTCAAAGAAGCCGAAGCCATCGCCAGCCTCGGACGCGCCATCCTCGGATGGCAAACCATGCGCGAAGTTGAACCCTGCTTAGGTTTCCTCTTAACACGGCAGCTTCAACCAATAATGGAAGCCGCTGGTGACATGGAAAAAATCGCTTTGCACACTTATCATCCTGTATGGTTTGTGGAGTACTGCTTCAAAATGTTCGGGCAAGAGCAGGCTCAAGCCTTCTTAGAGGGCAGCATTAACCCGCCGCCTACCTACCTCCGCATCAACACGCTATCCGCTTCTGAGGAGGAAGTCGTGCAGAGGCTTGCGTTAGAAGGCATTAAACTCCAAAAAGTCCCCTCCTTACAGTATACCTATGAGGTTTTGGAGCATAAACAGCCCCTAAACGGCTTAGCAAGCTACCGTGATGGGCTCTTTTATGTTCAGGACAAAGCAAGCTGTTATGCCACCGAAGTCGCAGACCCCAAAGCTGGGCAGGTCGTTTTTGATGTCTGCGCTGCCCCCGGCGCTAAAACCACTTTTCTGGCGCAGCTTATGCAAAACCAAGGCATCATCTACTCCGTAGACTTCTCAGCAAAACGCATGCATACCTGGAACAAGGAAACCAAGCATATGGGCACAAAAATCGCTGCGCCCCTCATCTCCGACGCCCGCGTCTCCATACCCTTAACTGAGCAGGCTGACCTCGTGGTGTTGGACCCGCCCTGCACCAGCACCGGCGTCTTTGCCAAGCAACCTAGCGCGAAGTGGCGGCTAAGCCCCCGATCCATCCAGAACATGTCCGAGCTCCAATACAAAATAATCAGCAACTGCGCGGACAAAGTCAAAGTCGGCGGCGCCTTAACCTACTCGACCTGCAGCATAACCGAGGAAGAAAACGAAGGCGTAATCGAGCGTTTCCTTCAAGAGCACCCCGAATTTGAACTCGTCGATATTGAACCCAAGATTGGCTTGCCTGGGCTGCGGGGTTTAGTTGGGTGTCAACGGCTCTATCCGCATCTGCATCACTGCAACGGCTTCTTTATAGCGAAGCTCTGCAAAACCCGCCAAGCGGAAGCATAGAAACCTAAATATCCCCACGCTACCCCAACATATTCGGCGACACATTTGGAACCTAAACTAATCATTATCTTTACTTCTCTGTTCGGCTTCTTAGTGGGGATTTACTTTTTGCCGATAGCTAGCCCTCAACTTGACTTCGCCTACTGGTTGCCTCTCTTTGGCTTAATAGGCTTAATCGGCGCCAACATACTGTTTATCATCGTGCGGGATGTCATTAAAAAACTCGCAGAACCACCCCAACCCCAAAAACCTCAACAAGAATAAAACCCCGCTTTAGTCGGATTAGTAATTTTGATAATGAGAACACATACAAACTGTTCTTAAACGGTTCCGAATTCTCCCAGTGTCCGCTGTTTTGTCTCCTTTGGATAAAGTGGATACGTTACTTTGGTGCCCTCCACCTGCGCCAACTCATTTAGCAGATGCGTAACCGTATCCGCCTTACTGATGATGTGTAGCACCCGAATATGCCGTGCAACCAACGCATCCGAAATCAAACCCCTATGGCACTTCCACGGCAACGCCTCCGCACACATCAAGGCAAGGCGATTTGTCTGTGCTAAGGCTACGATTTTTAGGAGTTGCTCGGTGAATTCTTTGGTTTGCATAAAATCCGCGTAGCCCCGCAGGTCGATGTCGAGGGCGAGGTTTTCGCTGTTGGGTTTGGGTCTGCGTAAGCCGCCGATATCGGGCATGTGGATGTATTTGATGCCGCTGGGTTTGAGGTGGTTGGGGAGGTTTTCTTTGTTGAATTGGGGGTTGTGGCGGCTGTGGGGAACCGTTCGGACATCCACCACTAAGGTCACTTTGTTGGCTTGGAGGAGTTCGATGAATTCTTCAAGGGTTCGGGTAGAGTGCCCCACTGTAAAAACCACTAACTCAGATTCCATTGCCAACACACACCACCCTAGAGTAGCGTTTAAAATATAAGAATCCACGCAGCCCTCTGGCATATTACTTTGAGGCGGGTATGATTTGAAACCAGCTAAAACGAACCTATTTGGCGTCTATTTGGATCCTATTAGTGGTTCTATGCAGAAACCTAAGGGGGGTAGGTCGGTATTGGCTGAAAACCCATCCAATAATATGTTGAAAATCAGTTAGAAGTTCCCTGTTTATTTGTACTTTAACTTAGGGAGAAAGTTATGTCCCTCTTACTGTCTAAGAACCGAAACTCCACTCAAAAATTACGCAGCTACGATTTGGCGGTTTTTTCGCTCATTTTTAGAGATTTGAACGGTTGTTTAGTGGGGTTCGATGTAACTTTTGGTTTTTGTTTAAATAGGAAAGGTTTTTAGTATAGTTATTGTATGAGTCTGTGAAAAAGTACACAGGTTAAAATGAGGTTAACGTATTATGTCTGTATTTGCAGCCCCTGGAGCATATGACCGTGCAATAACTGTTTTCTCACCTGACGGACGCCTCTTCCAAGTTGAGTACGCTATGGAACTGGTCAACCGCGGAGCCACGATACTTGGCATCCAAACCTCTGAAGGACTGGTTTTGGGTTCCGAAGAGAACATTGAAGTACTCGAAGAAGCAGGCTATTCATATAAGATTTTCCGAGTAGACGACCACATTGGCGCAGCCATTGTCGGGTTAAGCAGCGATGCACGTATCCTAATTGATCAAGCACGTATTTACGCGCAAAGTAACAAATTAACATATGACGAACCAATCGATGTAGAAGTCGTAACCAAACGCATCTGCGACATCCAACAGATGTATACGCAGCATGCAGGTGTGCGACCCTTCGGTGTATCCATCATTTTTGGCGGCGTCGACAAAAGCGGTTCCCGCGTATTTGGCACGCACCCCAGCGGAACCTACCGCGGCTACAAAGCCACCGCATTAGGCGCAGGCAGAGAAACAGTGCTAAACATCCTCAAAGAGGATTACAAAGATGACCTAAGTCTTGACGCCAGCATAAAACTCGCAGTAAAATGCTTAGTTAAGGCACTTGAAGCACGCCAACTCCCGCCCAGAATCAAAATCGCAGTCATCCCAACCGCCACCAAAAAAATGGAAATGTTAAACGACAGCACAGTAGAAGGCTACATCAAAGAACTGGGTTCGAGCAAGTGAAACCCCGATGAGTGAAAAGTTCACCGTTGCACGTTTAACCAGAGAAAATGAACATTTTGAAATCTTAGTCAAGCCCCATAAAGCTCTTGACTACCGTAACGGCAAAGCCTCCTCTATAACCGAGGTTTTAGCCGCAGAAATCATTTTTTCTGACGCCAACAAAGGCACAAAAGTTTCCGAAGAATCAATGAAAAAAGCCTTCCGCACAGTGGATACACTCAAAATAGCAGATGAAATCCTAAAAAAAGGAACCCTGCAATTAACCACCGACCAAAGAAGAAAAATGGTCGAAGATAAAAAAAGACAAGTAATCGACTTCATTTCCCGACAAGCCGTTGACCCCAAAACAAATCTCCCCCATCCTCCCGCACGCATCGAAAATGCAATGGAACAAATCCGCTACCCCATCGACCCCTACAAACCAGTAGAGGAACAAGCCAAAGACATCGTTAAACTGCTGCGACCAATTCTGCCACTAAAAATCGAGCAAGTCGTGGTTGCAATCAAGATTCCGACGCAGTTTGCTGCGCGTGCTTATGGCTCAATTAAGCCGTTGGGCACCATTAAACGGGAGGAATGGCGCGGCGATGGCTCATGGTATGGCGAATTGGAGTTGCCCGCAGGCGCCTATGCTTCGTTGCTAAACAAGCTGGGTGACCTAACTAAGGGAAGTGGAGAAGCAAAAATAATCTCTTAAAGTAACGAAAAAATGAAGTGATTTTATGCCAACATTCTTTGAAAAAAAACAGCTCGTGACGCCCGGAGAAATGCTCGCTGAAGGCGACTATATGCCTGGCGAAAACACGTTTGTGGAAGCAGGCAAGATCTTCGCCTCAAGGATTGGACTCGTAGACAGCGACAACAAAAAAGTCAACGTGGTTGCACTAAGAGCGTTTTATGTGCCAAAAACGGGTGACATTGTTATTGGAACAGTATTAGAAGTTGGATTCAACGGCTGGACCATCGACATTAAAGCACCCTACAATGCACTGCTACGTGCATCAGACGTATTAAGCAGGCCCTTTAAGCCTCAAAACGACGAGTTATCCGCAGTCCTCACAGCAGGCGACCTGATTGTTGCCAAAATCGCCAGCTATGACCGCGCCCACGACCCCCAATTAACCGTGGGTGAACCTGGATTAGGCAAGATTACCCGCGGCCAAATTTTGCATGTGACCCCAACGAAAATCCCCCGTGTCATCGGACGCAAAGGCTCCATGATTTCCATGATTAAACAGGAAACCAACTGCCAAATCATCCTTGGACTCAACGGAGTCATCCTGGTCACTGGCAAAACTATAGAAGAAGAGGAACTAGCCATCGAGGCTATCCGCAAAATCGAGCAAGAATCCCACACCAGCGGTCTCACTGACCGTATTACCCAGTTATTGAAAGAAAAGAAAGTTGTTAAAGTGGAGGAAAACCAACAATGAATGAAAAATCCGATAAATTAATTGACAAGAAAGGTATCCGATTGGACGGCAGAAAGGCAGACGAACTTCGTTCAGTTAAACTGCAAGTCGGCGTTCTCTCCAACGCGGACGGATCCGCATACATCGAACACGGCAAAAACAAAATCCTCGCAGCCGCGTTCGGCCCCAGAGAAATGCACCCAAAACATCTCGCTCAACCTGACCGCATGGTTCTGCGTTGCCGCTACCATATGGCGCCTTTCAGCGTTCAAGAACGCAAATCTCCCGCACCATCTCGAAGAGAAGTTGAATTAAGCAAAGTCATAAAGGAATCTCTCGAACCCGCCCTGTTCTTAGAACTTTACCCCCGCACAGGCGTAGACGTATTTGTTGAGGTTCTGCAAGCTGATGGAGGCACCCGATGCGCAAGTATCACCGCCGCTGCACTCGCAATCGCAGATGCAGGCGTCCCCATGAAGGACCTAGTCGTTGCATGCGCCGCAGGCAAAGTCGACGACACTGTAGTTGTGGATCTCTTTGACGCTGAAGACAAACTCGGCGCCGCAGACGTTCCAGTCGCCTATATGCCAAACCTAAACGCAGTGACTCTGCTACAGATGGATGGTGTTCTCAATCCTGAGGAATTCGAGAAAGCAGTCAACATGGCGATGGAAGGATGCAAGAAAATCTATGCCATGCAAAAAGAAGCATTAAAAACAAAATATATGGTTGTTAAGGAGGTCGAAGAGTAATGTCATCACTCGTTACTAAAGTCCGACTACGACAAATAGAACAACTCCTCGAGAAAGGCAAACGCCTCGACGAACGAGGACTACAAGACTACCGCGAAATAAAAATCGAACAAGGAATCATCGAGAAAGCTGAAGGTTCCGCCCGCGTATTACTCGGCAAAACCGAAGTGCTCGTAGGCGTCAAAGTTGAAACTGGAGAACCCTTCCCCGACACACCAAACGACGGTGTCATGACCGTTAACGCTGAACTTGTCCCGATTGCATCACCCCACTTTGAACCCGGACCACCCGACGAAAACAGCATCGAACTCGCCCGCGTCGTTGACCGCGGAATCAGAGAATCTCACGCTATCGACACAGAAAAACTCTGCATTGAAGCCGGCAAAAAAGTCTTCGTAGTATTCGTTGATGTCTACGTCTTAAACCACGACGGTAACCTTATTGACGCATCTGCAATGGCTGCTATCGCTGCACTTCTCAACACAAAGATGCCAAACTACGAAATCAAAGACGGCGAACTCAAAATCAAACAAGGCTACACTCAGCTACCTATGAAGAGTCACCCCGTAACAGTCACCTTAGGCAAAATCAACAACAAACTAATCATTGACCCGGGTGTTGAAGAAGAATCTGTTATGGACTCACGCATTACCTTTGCAACTAATGAGGCTGGTAACATCTGTGCCATTCAGAAGGGCGGCTCAGGCTTTTTCACACCGCAACAGATTTTAGACGCTTCAAAGATTGCACTGGAGAAAGCAGCAGAACTGCGTAAGAAACTCAACTGGTGAAAAAGTTGCCCAAGACAAAGAAAGTAGGTCCAACTCGAGGTTTAGGCGTACGTTACGGATCCACCGTCAGAAAACGCTATGTTAAAGTAGTTACTGAACTCAAAAAACCCCATCGATGCCCTCAATGCGGCTTTGTCCGTGTGCATCGCAAAAGCGTCGGGGTTTGGCAATGCGGTAAATGTTACTTTACCTTTGCAGGTGGTGCCTACACTCCGAACACTAAACTGGGCGCTGTTGCACGTCGCGCAGCTAAAGGCACAGTCGCTGAGGCTGTTGCTCCAGAAGGTGCAGTTGAGGCTTCCCCAGTTGAACCTACTGAGGAAATCGACACAACCGAAGAAGAATCTGAAGAAGAAACTCAATAGAGCTTCTTTCTTTAACTATTTTTATTTTAGTTAAACATCCCTTACGTAGAGTAGGGTCCAGATATGTCCTCTAAACGTGCCCAAGCCAGCATACGCCTAAACTTTCCTGATCAAAAACAACTAACCACTCTGCTTGCCGCATTGAGCCCCGAAACGCATGCGACGGCAACACGGCGAGCCAACGTTAACCTGCAAAAAGACGAGAACTCTCTGGTACTAACGGTTGAAGCGGAAGACACTGTGGCGCTGCGGGCAACACTTAACGCTTATTTGCATTGGATAAACTCCACCTTAAGTGTGATTGACGCTGTTGAGAAAAGTTAGCGCGCAGAAAACAAGCCTGTTGAGTCAGACAGACCCTCTCTTATATAGGCAAAATTGGTGCCTGACCCCGATATTTGCTAAAATTTGTTCTCGCTTGACGTCATCCACGAGACTCCTATGCCCCTGATTCTTACTTGGATTTTCTCTCTCAAAAACATACAGCGGGCGATTCAAAAAATAAATAACTCTTGCGTATCAAAATATCTTTAATGCTTACTCAAAAACATAAAACAATTTACATAATCCTGACAGCTGCCCTAATAATTTGTCTACTCATTCTCCTGTATCCGCAGCCAATCCAGCCATCCCAAACTAACACTATCCACGGAGACAACGTTGGAATATGTGTACATGACCTACCCTATATGCAAGCCACACAGGTCAAGGACAGCGGTGCAGGCTGGATACGCATAGACGCCTCCAACAACCCCCAACTCAACAACTTCAGCATATCTGTCCAAAACGCTAAAGCCCAAAACCTCCAAGTCCTAGTTATCCTTGACAGTTGGATGTTCGACCAATCCACAGTATTCACGCTACAAGAATGGCAGAGTAACGTAACCTACTATGTGTCCCAACACGCCGACTATGTGGATGCTTGGGAAATCTTCAACGAACCCTCAAGTTGGAAGTATCCTCTGTTAGGTCTAAACCTTTCAAACCAGCAAAGCCAAGAAAACCTCACCAAAATAGCGGATTTTTACTATCAAATGGCCCAGACTGCCGCGCCCATAATCCGCCAATATGATCCCACAGCAAAAATTCTACTGCTCGGCGGATGCCACCTCTACACAGATACTGATCCCCAAATCTCTTTAGACGAAGCGTTTGCGGAGAAGGTAGTATCCAAAGGCATTGAGCATTATGGCGATGGGATATCTTTGCATGCTTATCCTTGGGGCAAATCAGATACAGTGTTGTTGCAGCAAAAATATGATGAAGCTTTGGTTTACTATCGTGAATTATTTGGTGATTCAATGGAGGTTTGGGTAACAGAAACAGGGAAGCCCCTTGAAGAGGCAGATGAAGCTGGACAAGCAACATACATGGCAGACGTTATAGAATATTTTTATGGGCGGGTCGATAAGGTGTTTTGGTATCTGCTACAAGATTATCCTGATGACCGCCGCGCGTTTGGTTTAATTGGCGGCGATGGTGTAGCGCGGCCTGCGTATGGTGAATTGCAAAAAATATTGGGGAAGTAAACTCTGTTTTGTGCGCGTTTTTGTGGACTTGGTTTTTTGGTTAGTTGTTTGTTTTATGTAGAGGATGCAATAACCTGTGTTTTGCCTCAACGGTTGACAAAGCTTTTTCGACGAGAAGGTTTAAATAAACACTGACTCATTTCGTATATGCTTCAAGTTAAAAAACGGATGAAAACTTAGCATGTCACAGGAATATCGCTATATTGTTCGTATCATGGGTACAGACGTTACAGGTACCCTCAAGACGTCTTACGCAGTCTCACAAATCAAAGGCGTCAGCTCAAGTCTTTCCAATGCCATTCTCCGCAAGGCAGGCGTAAACCCTGACCTCCGAGTAGGCTACATAACAGAGTCTGACGTAGCAAAAATTGAAGACGTTATCCGGGATCCAGTTAAATATAACATCCCTGCTTGGATGTTTAACCGCCGCAAAGACACCGAAACCGGAAAAGACGTTCATGTTCTAAGCGCAGACTTAGCATTCAAAATAAAAACTGATATTGACGGAGCCAAAGAAATCAGGTCTTGGCGTGGATACCGCCATGCTTACAGCCTGAAAGTTCGCGGTCAACGCACCAAAACAACTGGACGCCAAGGCAAATCTCTAGGTGTCAAAAAGAAGACACTACTCCAGAAACCTGGCGCTCCCGCTGCTGGAGGCAAATAAGCATGGGAGATCCAAAGAAGCAACGTAAAAAGTTTGAGACGCCACGTTTTCCTTGGCGTAAAGACATCCTCCAAGAAGAACTAAAACTTCAAGGACAATACGGCTTACGAAACAAACATGAACTCTGGCGCCACAAAACCACCCTATCTAAAGCCAGAGGCATCGCCCGTTCACTCATCAGCAAACCTGCTGAAGAAAGAGCAAAAATGGAAAACGAGCTCCTTTCTCAACTAAAAAAGAAAGGTATCTTGCAGGAAACTGCAGTCCTTGACAATGTGCTCGACTTAACCATCGAAGACATCTTGGAACGCAGACTCCAAACAATCGTTTTCCGCAAGGGATTAGCCCGCACGATATTCCAGTCACGGCAACTAATCACCCACGGACACGTAACTATCGATAACCGCCGCGTAACCATCCCTGGCTTTATTGTGCCTAAGGAAGCAGAAGCCAAAATCGTCTACTCTCCTGAAAGTGCAGTTGCAAGCCCTGAGCATGCATTACGTGTCGGATTAACAGTTGTTGCAAAACAACCTGAAGTTAGACAACCAACTCGCGGCCGCAGAGGCGGCAGAGGAGGCGGCAGATTCTGAGCACCGCAAATAGTAAACGTAACGACCGATGGGCAATCGTCCACATCTTTAGTTCCTACAACAACACCCTAATCCACATAACCGACATATCCGGCGCCGAAACCATCGCGCGCACAACCGGTGGTATGTTCGTCAAAGCTGACCGTATGGAATCATCCCCCTACGCAGCTATGCGCGCAGCCACAGGCGCAGCTGAAATTGCACGCGACAAAGGCATCACCGCGATACACATCAAAGTCCGCGCACCCGGCGGCAGTGGCCCAAGAACCCCTGGTCCCGGTGCACAAGCAGCTATTCGAGCATTAGCCCGCTTCGGTTTCCGCATTGAACGCATCGAAGAAGTCACCCCAATTCCCCATGATGGCACAAGACGACCTGGCGGCCGAAGAGGCAGAAGAGTCTAACTCTTCCTTCTTTGTTTGTTAACAGAAAAATACAAATAATGCACCGAAATATCCTAATGACCGCACAGCTATCAAAGTAACTTATTTGGAGTGTCTTTAGCAAGTGAAAATTAAAATCCTGGAAAAAAACGATTCGAACCTGCGTATACATGTACAGGACGCAGATGTTCCTTTAATGAATGCATTGCGTAGGTTAGCACTTGCTGAAGTCCCCTGCATGGCAATCGAAGAAGTTGTCATGATTGAAAACAGCAGTATTCTCCAAGACGAAATCATCGCACACCGCCTCGGTTTAACTCCGCTAAAAACTGATTTAGATGCATACAACCTCCCTGAGGAATGCAGTTGCCAAAGCGAATTCGGCTGCGCTCAATGCCGCGTCACCTTAACTCTTGACGCTGAAGCCAAAGATGGCACCCGAACCGTATATTCAGGCGAAATCGTCTCCGAAAACCCGGAAATTCTTCCAGTATCTGACAAAGTCCCAATAATCAAACTGGCAAAGAACCAGAAGCTAAAACTTGAAGCCTACGCAAGACTCGGCAGAGGAAAAACTCACGCGAAATGGCAACCCGTTTCGATGTGCGCATACAAGTATTATCCAAAAATTACTCCTCCCGAAGAGAAATGCGCTGACTGCTCCAAATGCGTTGACATTTGCTCCAAAAAAGTCTTAGCTATGAAAGACCAAAAAGTCGAAGTCCGCGACTTGCTTAGCTGCACGCTTTGTATGGACTGCGTGGAAGCTTGCCCACAGAAGCCTTCACCGCTAAAAATCGAGTGGGAAAAGAATGCATTCATCATGAATATTGAATCTACAGGTGCGCTTCCTCCAGATCGTATCTTAAAAGAAGCCACCAAACTTTTAGGCAAACAACTAAACGAGTTTGAAGAACAACTTAAGGCTGAAGAACTATGAGAGAAACAAAAACCACCAACCCCCAACTAATCGACCTTATCAGTCAGCTACGCAAAACCAGCAAAGAGCAAGATGCACCAGTCTGGTTTGATGTAGCGGACTATCTTGCTAAAACACGCAGTCAACGCGTTGTAGTCAACTTAAGTAGCATCAACCGCAACAGCCAAAAACAAGATGTCGTGGTTGTCCCAGGCAAACTCCTTGCCTCAGGAACCTTAGATCACGCCATGACGATTGCTGCCTTTGAAGTCTCCGAGCAGGCAGTTGCAAAAATTGAGGCTGTAAA includes:
- the rrp4 gene encoding exosome complex RNA-binding protein Rrp4; the protein is MPTFFEKKQLVTPGEMLAEGDYMPGENTFVEAGKIFASRIGLVDSDNKKVNVVALRAFYVPKTGDIVIGTVLEVGFNGWTIDIKAPYNALLRASDVLSRPFKPQNDELSAVLTAGDLIVAKIASYDRAHDPQLTVGEPGLGKITRGQILHVTPTKIPRVIGRKGSMISMIKQETNCQIILGLNGVILVTGKTIEEEELAIEAIRKIEQESHTSGLTDRITQLLKEKKVVKVEENQQ
- the rrp41 gene encoding exosome complex exonuclease Rrp41; its protein translation is MNEKSDKLIDKKGIRLDGRKADELRSVKLQVGVLSNADGSAYIEHGKNKILAAAFGPREMHPKHLAQPDRMVLRCRYHMAPFSVQERKSPAPSRREVELSKVIKESLEPALFLELYPRTGVDVFVEVLQADGGTRCASITAAALAIADAGVPMKDLVVACAAGKVDDTVVVDLFDAEDKLGAADVPVAYMPNLNAVTLLQMDGVLNPEEFEKAVNMAMEGCKKIYAMQKEALKTKYMVVKEVEE
- the rrp42 gene encoding exosome complex protein Rrp42 — encoded protein: MSSLVTKVRLRQIEQLLEKGKRLDERGLQDYREIKIEQGIIEKAEGSARVLLGKTEVLVGVKVETGEPFPDTPNDGVMTVNAELVPIASPHFEPGPPDENSIELARVVDRGIRESHAIDTEKLCIEAGKKVFVVFVDVYVLNHDGNLIDASAMAAIAALLNTKMPNYEIKDGELKIKQGYTQLPMKSHPVTVTLGKINNKLIIDPGVEEESVMDSRITFATNEAGNICAIQKGGSGFFTPQQILDASKIALEKAAELRKKLNW
- a CDS encoding KEOPS complex subunit Pcc1 codes for the protein MSSKRAQASIRLNFPDQKQLTTLLAALSPETHATATRRANVNLQKDENSLVLTVEAEDTVALRATLNAYLHWINSTLSVIDAVEKS
- a CDS encoding 30S ribosomal protein S13; translation: MSQEYRYIVRIMGTDVTGTLKTSYAVSQIKGVSSSLSNAILRKAGVNPDLRVGYITESDVAKIEDVIRDPVKYNIPAWMFNRRKDTETGKDVHVLSADLAFKIKTDIDGAKEIRSWRGYRHAYSLKVRGQRTKTTGRQGKSLGVKKKTLLQKPGAPAAGGK
- a CDS encoding 30S ribosomal protein S4, with the protein product MGDPKKQRKKFETPRFPWRKDILQEELKLQGQYGLRNKHELWRHKTTLSKARGIARSLISKPAEERAKMENELLSQLKKKGILQETAVLDNVLDLTIEDILERRLQTIVFRKGLARTIFQSRQLITHGHVTIDNRRVTIPGFIVPKEAEAKIVYSPESAVASPEHALRVGLTVVAKQPEVRQPTRGRRGGRGGGRF
- a CDS encoding 30S ribosomal protein S11, whose product is MLSTANSKRNDRWAIVHIFSSYNNTLIHITDISGAETIARTTGGMFVKADRMESSPYAAMRAATGAAEIARDKGITAIHIKVRAPGGSGPRTPGPGAQAAIRALARFGFRIERIEEVTPIPHDGTRRPGGRRGRRV
- a CDS encoding DNA-directed RNA polymerase subunit D, whose amino-acid sequence is MKIKILEKNDSNLRIHVQDADVPLMNALRRLALAEVPCMAIEEVVMIENSSILQDEIIAHRLGLTPLKTDLDAYNLPEECSCQSEFGCAQCRVTLTLDAEAKDGTRTVYSGEIVSENPEILPVSDKVPIIKLAKNQKLKLEAYARLGRGKTHAKWQPVSMCAYKYYPKITPPEEKCADCSKCVDICSKKVLAMKDQKVEVRDLLSCTLCMDCVEACPQKPSPLKIEWEKNAFIMNIESTGALPPDRILKEATKLLGKQLNEFEEQLKAEEL
- a CDS encoding 50S ribosomal protein L18e, producing MRETKTTNPQLIDLISQLRKTSKEQDAPVWFDVADYLAKTRSQRVVVNLSSINRNSQKQDVVVVPGKLLASGTLDHAMTIAAFEVSEQAVAKIEAVKAKYISIKELLEKNPKGSNVKIIR